Below is a genomic region from Thunnus albacares chromosome 4, fThuAlb1.1, whole genome shotgun sequence.
ATGTAGAATGAGAGCAATAAATTTAATTGCCATGTCAAACTCCTTAGAACATTAAATTCTGGTCTAGTAACACAgttgctgtgttgttttaattgtgGCTATAAAAGAGGGCCTTGCCAAGATTATATTATCCATAGCGGATTCTATAGAGGGATTATGCAACCAGGTCAAATCATCACTGTTaatttttttcaagtttgttttaTTCCTCACTACCTGGCCTTCAACCCCGTGCATTCAGATTCCTCAGGGTCCAAGTTCATTTGGCTATATGTACTTTATGATAACATTGACACACtctacaaaaatatacatacattcatTGAACAAAAATCCTTTTACTTCAGTCTCAAAATACCCCTGAAACCAGTCTGCAAATAATACAAAGGCTGATTAAATACTATTAAGAAAGACATCTAAGGTAGTCTCAACTTTAAAAAACAGGGATTTTTGTCAGGAAATTAAAATAGTTCAAATcaacataatttattttaatatcagTTCGATGCCATTTATTTGAATAGTTTCATCTCTTATATCAAcgtcagaagaaaaaaacacgaTTAAAACTAAATCTATACAACATAAAGGcgtgttaaaaacaaactttaagtAGATTTAACTGACCACAGCGTCAAAGTTTCTCGATGAAAACGGCATTAGTTGACTACATACCTGTTTGAACCTCCGTATGTCAGTTATCCATCTTCTGCCTCCAGTGCAAGTGGAAGACACCTGTGAGCTGCTCGGTGATACCTTCATGAAGGACTTTGTGCCCTGTAAGCTTTTGGCCAATCATAGAGCAGCATTCTCCTTAAGACGCGCGAGCCGTCGTTGTCATAGCAGTGCAGTTCCCACAACTCCGGTAATCTGCTAATCATTAACCGTTAAGTATCTCTGCTTCAAACTCTACATCACGTTACTAGATCGTCTAAATTAATCAGGTTTGTTACTCTAAAGTTACTCGTAACTAATTTACAAGCTAATTTAAATGGGCTACATTACTCCCTGTATAATTACTCGCATTTGGGAGCAGTATTTTCGTTACATTAACGTTACCTGCTGTAAGTTAGAAACTTTACCCGCGTTAAATGAcgaaagtgaaaataaatcgCTGTTAACCGTCACAAAtgcacagtggtggaaagtaactaagtacatttactcaagtactgtacttaactACAAATTTGAGGTAAGCTACTTGTACTATACTTGAGTAGGCTATTTCCATTTTAGCATGCATTTTAGGCTACTTTGAgcagggaaatattgtactttttactccactacatgtaTTTACCACTTATAGTCACTAATATCTTTTCGGATTAAGATTgaacataaaataatacattctaatattctaactgttgtttaaattctctgctcttttcagtttttaaatttgttttgcactgtgtgtgaaaggtgctatataaataatgtGTACGCTAATATATGATGCAGTACTATTAACCAAAGTATCTACAATTGGCTCCACAACGATAAACTACACCATTAAAATGCTCttacatgataaaaacaaacaatataatataataatataacactcaaAAAGAAGCCAGTCTACAtaataatacttctgtacttttactaaattaacattttgaattcaggacttttacttgtaatggagcatTTTTTAGACAACAgcatttctacttttactgacggatctgaatatttcttccaccactgcaaatgCAGTTCAGCTCTATCTGTCATTGTTCTTATCATTTTGCTTGGTAATTTCACCAAAAGCTGTCTTAATTCTAGACAATTAATTGTCTAGAATTAATTCGagacactttctttttcttttctttcttctctctcttcttgtttCTCAATTTGCTTTCTCTTCATGCAGctactattattttcatttctgattaactcactgattattttctcaagtaATAGAATcattgtttggtccataaaatgtcagaaaaatgtaaCATATGCTTATAGGGAAgaattgacatttttgcttggaTAAAAttatttctgtcagtcaactaatcaattctttgacaaaTCTTTGATGTGTCAGCACATCatattttttcttccatttttgtcattattgtatACTAAACGCAAAAACAATATGCTATAACAATTCACATATAgtaaatacatactgtatataaatcaTGGATTTGGAACCACCAGATAAAATCAACTTTTCCAGCCTAAGTTAAGATGAGCCTTTTTCACTGCAGCCATGTTGACTAGGAGAAAAAGCACTGGTGTAACTTCTTACATTAATAACAGCTCCATCCCATGAGGTGTCCCTCTGAGCCAGCATGAACATGGGACTGGAACTGGCACACCTAAATGTAATGCAgccattattaacattattttgtttttccctttatgaagaaaataaatggtTGTCCCACAgttcttaaaaaatgtctgtagTATTAGAAGAAACGAATCCTTCAAGGTAAAAGAGTCCACTATCACTctagacacaaacaatttatgCACTAATACCAACTACAAAATTAAGAGTATCTTATTCCTTACATGACCATGTTCAGGTAAGTAGGGTTGGTTTAGTGACCTCTTTGTAGTGGCAGCAGTAGCTGCTACAGTTGGTCAAACAGTGAGTGATCCTATTAAGAGAGGGTAGATGTTCCTTAAAATAACATACTGCAGGTAGTGTAATCCCACTATTATGGCACAGGATCAGTAGTGTTTAGCCAACTGGAGTTTATTTCCAGTGGTCATGGATTTCAATTGGAGTTTTAAATACAGATGGGTGATAAGGACCAAATTAGTACCATAATAGTTATCAGAGCATTATAAATATCTATGTTACTATCTGtttagtataaaaatatataaaaccacTTAATTACAGTTAAGCTCaagtttttaaagatttctaTAAATGTCTAACATTCATTTAGAAATAAGAACTGTCAACTATTATCTCAATATGAGTTGTCACAATACAATTATGTCTAAACAATATTTACCACCAAGTCCCGTAATAGTGAATTATAAGAAATActacagacatgaaacacagaaaacagctTTGCAACTTGGAAGAGTAAAGTGAACAACAGGAAAAAGTTGATACAGAACGACTCATACACAAAGACTGCCGGCAATAGCTTTTAATTGTGacacaacactgaaaaaaatcaagtaaatCCAGTTATTCTGTAGTGCTTTGTGTGCAACATTCATTGTTATTGTCCTTGAAGAGTCATGAGAACTttgtaaatacaaaatacaacaaagccATTTCATAGTTTCACTTTTATGCAAGCCGTTTAAACCATAATCACTGTTAAAATAACTAAAAGATAACATGAGGAAAGAAATCTTAGTAATTCACattcaaacaaagaaataatgacatttttgctttgccTCTCCTTAACCCCCAAACACAATCTCAGAACcaataataaaaatctgaaaaaaatccCAGAAACAAGACCTCCATTGTTTAACTTAATTTTTTGGCAACAACTTAATACCAATATTGCAATCACAGGACTGTGAAATAGAAACACTGTTGCTGCACAAAGTGAGGCCGCGATGAACTGGGCAACTTCCGCATTTATCTTCGTGACCTCCAATGAAAAATTTGTGAGCTGATATTTAACATAAGTGCATGCTTCATCCTTACAGGTAGTGAATATCAAAGAAATTAGCTCAGAGATGAAATCTGACATCTGCTGAAAATATGAGAACATGCTCCAGTTGTGCGAAACATACAGTGGAACAAAGTGGTACTTTTTAGAGAACATGCACTCCATATTAAACCAAAATGGGCCTTTATTCAAAGTTCCCTAACACCCTGACTAGAGTTAAGTCTTGGTCTCCAAATGTGAGgtgaaaaataattgaaaaggTAAACAGTTATGATGTTATTTAGCAAAGCACATAAATGTAAAGTACTATACCTGAACAGTAAATGCATTAAGTGAGAAGGTTTTATCTCATACAGCAAGTCTTATTTATGATTTCGAGTCGATAAACTAGCTCTCACCACACTCTTGTGTTCTGAAATAAATGCTTATACACTTCATCACACTTGAAGCGTTTCTCAAAATACATagcaatataaaacaaaactgtatttctttttaaaaagatttgttCTCACAGCATggtgacatttgaaaatgacaCACTAGAATGAAAAAATTGCACTCCTGAAAAATTGTCGTACCCATGAAGGAAAAGTAAAACAGCTAAAGGTTTGTAAAACGTTTTGTTTTCAGcaccattatttattttgtctaatttaaaacaagcaaactgataAACCATGTTgcaacatcaaaaaaaaaagaaaaaacccaaaacaattaGGCTCATTATGGATCACAATTTGCAATATGATATTATATTTCAAAATGCATAACCTCGATCTCAGTGGCCTTTGCACAGTAAAGTCAAATAGCATGTTTGTATATAGATGAACCCAGCTTAGCATTCACACAGTCCGACCTGTGATGAACAATTCAGATTATCTAAAATTGGCCAAATTATCAGTTTTTAATATTGGAAGAGTTTCTGACATCTGTAAAcaagggaaataaaaaaaaacatgctacaTAACCAACATTATGAATAACAGTCAAACTTGGTGTGCTGCTTAAGACAACAGTGAATATGGTCACATCATAGTGAAAATAATTCTTAGTGGTTGTTTTAAACTCTTCATAGAGACAGATAGTGGTGTTTGACCACACGTCAGTTTGAAAAGTCACAGGTAAGTAGTGACAGTTTGATTCTTTTTTCTTATCTAAATGAGGATACATTAGCCACTATTTGCTTTGTCTAACGCATAGAGAAATCATAACGGTTTAAAACAAATCCAAAGAATTGTTTTGCAAATTGTTCTTGACCCAGTTAAACAGAGCTGAAACCATCCCTAACAGACTAAAATGATGGTTTAATGACATCGGAGCACTGCAGTAGTGTTTCTGAATTTGAAAACTGACAGCAGTTAAAAAAGGTAATACTGAACCGGTTCGAGGCTTAACACACAGTCTGCAAATTCTCCATAGATGTCACTGGACAATGTGAGGTAGAGGATCACACAAGCAGACAAATAGACCAACAGAGTTGCCAGATGTGGGGCACAGGGTTGGTGGTTGTTTTtgtgagagggaaaaaaaaaaaaagactaaagaacTTTCACACTTCGCCAAAATTGGTGTGGCCTGTCTCCTTGGCATGCTCTCGGGCTTCCTTTTGTCCCACCAGGCCCGTCTGGCACACCATGCAGCGCAATGCAAAGCGGTTAACGTCCGTGAACTGCCGCTTGCGGCGAGCTTCGTCTGCCAACTCAAGGGCCTGAGCCAGGATTACATCATCTGTGGTGGAGAAGATAGTCTGGGGCGGGGCGTCAGCGCCGGGGGTCTCTTTCTGAAGCGGATCATAGTGGATGCCGTCGTAGATGAGCAGCACGCGTTTGTGGTAGCCGGCATCCTCCCCGAATCGATCCACTCGGACTGTCTGAGTGTCCACCACACAGATCTCACACTGGTAAAACTTGGACAGGATGGACACCTCGATGGCTCCGCCCCAGGTGTCATCACGTCTTATCCAAGAGCAGTACTCCTCGTTGGTCTTTCCCAGCACTGCTTCAGAGTATGCTGCCGGGTCACTCGACACTATCTGAGCGATGAGGCCGCGCATCTCAGGGGCACAAGCAAGGTCGTATACACCGCCTTCCACCACATAATACACACTGGTGAATAGGCAGGAGTTATCAGCTGGGACCACTCGACGTGCCAGAATGGGTGAGGCTTCTAGGCGCGGTGCTTTAGTCACAGTGGAATGATCCTGAGGCTttggcttgtttttttcttcctcgaCAATGAGTGTGTCACCTATAAAGAATAACATACCAATGACATTCACTTATCAACTGAatgttgtgtatatatatttttttttaatgtctcaaaaaaatagtgtaaatgtaaattagGTATATTTACATGAGATCAGTTCACCTAAATTATAAAAAACAGGTTTGTCAAGGTTTTGAGATTTACATCTGATATTTCTGATGCCACCCTAATACAATGAGGGTGAACTGAATTTCATCTGGTGTCTTCACaacattaaagaaagaaaaacacattttcagaaacTGTCACAGTTACTCTGGGTCATCCACAGAACTATTTCCTCTTCAACCTACTTAAATGTTCGCTCAATCATTGTAATTATAATTTTGTGTCTTCAAACAAAATTTAGAGcatgtaataaaaacaatattcatcTAAACAATCCATGGTCCATGTTATCTGCACATTTTTGATGTTTAACATACCTGATTTGATGGGGTAGTCCTTGAGGTGAGCATCTCCGTTTCGAAGATCAAGACTGGAGGGAGGGTAACCAACCATAATTTTCTGCACGTCACAGGGGATACCAGTCAGCTCCTCCACCTTTCTCTTCAGCTCTTGCACACAGGACTGATGAGTCAAGCCTTGCATTATGTGGCTCCCATTTTTGGTCTTACAGCGAAGCCGCAACATCCTGCCTGCAAAACAATGTCACAATCAAtgaacttaaaggtgcagtgtgttgagtttagtggcatttagcagaacagactcagcagaaatggaatataatattcataagtatatcTTGATTAGTgttaatcacctgaaaataagaatcgtgttttGTTAACTTAGAATGAGCCcattatatctacatagagagcaggtcctcttctaCGGAGCTGctatgttgcaccaccatgtttctacagtagccaagaatggacaaaccaaacactggctctaaagaggaccttttgtgttttttgtgagtttcacagccaccgtaggttcttcTAAATGCTTGGAAGTGGAAGATGAGGGGAAGGGtcttcagttggttgcaatctgcaaacccactgctagatgccactaaattctgcacactggtcctttaactcaAATTTGCAACAGTGCAAGTATTTGGTATAAATTTTAATCATACGTAAGGACAGAAGATAAGTTCTATTAGCTAAGAGGGCACTTTCTGGACATTTTCTGTCATACAAAATATTGAATCAACTTTGTAATCAAGTTTTACTTTAACAATAAAAACCTATATAAGAGATCTTATTATTGTGTCTGCATCTTATCCTTAATggtaaatatgtaaacaaaagacaacaaCCACAGGCAGAAAAGTTTGTCAGTCACAGGTCTCAGCTTATTAAATTGTTTGAAATACCTTTGGCTTATGTGGCAGTCTTCTTCAAAGCAAACTTGGAGCTATTTACTGCTCATGATTAACTTTGGTGACTCTTTGGTGAGTGTAgtaaaaaaagtatatatatttttttaaattgtgaaaagcaaaaaaagaaaaactttttaaatttaaaatgggTTGCATGGAAGGCACATCAATTAACAAAATGGCTGCTTCAAAGGAGCAAAAAGTGAAGATGGTCTGTGTATTGCTGTGAGGTCAGTGTTGTCATTTCTATGGTTCAACAGAAATGTTTAGTTTTCCAAACTGACTTTCCAATTTACCATTTTAGTAATGGTAACAGAATGTCAGACAACCAGTTAGTGTTAgtccaaatgtaaacaaaaaggCAGTTTGTCAGTATTGTTTACATTAGAATTACTGTATTTGAACAGTAACACTTAATTCAACTAGGGAGTGGCCTTTATTTGAGACAGGCCTTTAACAAACAACTTCTTTTAACAAGGTCAAATTGTCTTGACTCAAAACACATATGGCAGCCAGACAAGAAAGCAGTATGGTTACAACTTCTGGTCACCAACTTTCTTATGATCAAAAAATGGCAACTCACTTTGTGAAATGGATTAACATTTCACTTT
It encodes:
- the yod1 gene encoding ubiquitin thioesterase OTU1: MLRLRCKTKNGSHIMQGLTHQSCVQELKRKVEELTGIPCDVQKIMVGYPPSSLDLRNGDAHLKDYPIKSGDTLIVEEEKNKPKPQDHSTVTKAPRLEASPILARRVVPADNSCLFTSVYYVVEGGVYDLACAPEMRGLIAQIVSSDPAAYSEAVLGKTNEEYCSWIRRDDTWGGAIEVSILSKFYQCEICVVDTQTVRVDRFGEDAGYHKRVLLIYDGIHYDPLQKETPGADAPPQTIFSTTDDVILAQALELADEARRKRQFTDVNRFALRCMVCQTGLVGQKEAREHAKETGHTNFGEV